Proteins from one Porites lutea chromosome 3, jaPorLute2.1, whole genome shotgun sequence genomic window:
- the LOC140931106 gene encoding uncharacterized protein isoform X1 — MFCSSCGCALEEGDNFCSKCGAGRCSTATTPGNSAHSSQEQSNELRATGHSSTSCASTSHASTCHVKSFNMFKKLKGQQWKSIVSKKAGSASDKEIEVQINIGLMVWSDKNVCIKPKRGKRLALRVSNKATYKVILQKAVEKWRAFNSDLYDENEDYILLLENGEEAQFLPGSSASKEFFSLKRYKEETGKDYNKIVLYLCKLSDFHFDLNSESDRDTDELVEEPEKKRLKSLTTDEEPDASAVFASDEKIAIELQREFDNELSIDMIDAVENMEDGKDDNMSMGTIHQDISSVIKSLSQKVDQDGQFFIVSRRGSPFPRVLSLWQREANRSSPEKVLRVRYSGENGVDSGALSQEFLAQLINDMGLAVFPDGAPINSLYNVHNKSFKTCGEIIAVSLAQGGPAPSFLDESVYQLMLDPDVNIGNLDVDRHFTAKDKELFDAVRACDTFEGALCDVIVDHGYTGIIDHDHKEDVIGTMQLSIMTKRLLYMKEFCEGLKLYGAYDVIRGNASLCKPLFVKGSNQVVDANYVFSLVNPSYSEQGSSKRPLEEAVIDNLQDFLMSLKDEQITGYSKPVAWKDFNDTNTESSEVERFQSMDTTPSGVLGWLTGQKHRPLNGEPLNVTALFDHDCFTRNPNHTICFPRVAACSKEITFPVSHMKTPEQFKHVLLLAMCKGNAFGNA, encoded by the exons ATGTTCTGCTCGAGCTGTGGATGTGCGTTGGAAGAAGGGGACAATTTTTGCTCCAAGTGTGGTGCAG GTCGGTGCAGCACTGCCACAACTCCAGGAAATTCAG CTCATTCTTCCCAAGAGCAATCTAATGAACTGCGTGCAACGG GCCATTCATCCACATCATGCGCTTCAACTTCTCACGCTTCAACTTGTCACGTGAAATCTTTCAATATGTTCAAAAAACTGAAAGGccaacagtggaaatccattGTAAGCAAAAAGGCTGGAAGTGCAAGTGACAAAGAGATAGAAGTGCAGATCAACATTGGGCTCATGGTATGGAGTGACAAGAACGTGTGTATCAAACCAAAGAGAGGCAAGCGTCTTGCTTTGAGAGTGTCCAACAAAGCCACCTACAAAGTCATCCTGCAGAAAGCTGTGGAAAAGTGGAGAGCCTTTAACAGCGACCTCTATGATGAGAACGAAGACTACATTCTTCTACTTGAAAATGGTGAAGAAGCCCAGTTTCTTCCAGGTTCATCTGCCAGTAAAGAGTTTTTTTCCCTCAAACGATAcaaagaagaaactggaaaggACTACAACAAAATTGTGTTGTACCTATGCAAGCTTAGTGACTTTCACTTTGACCTAAATAGTGAATCAGATAGAGATACTGATGAGCTGGTTGAGGAGCCAGAGAAGAAGCGACTGAAAAGCTTGACAACTGATGAAGAGCCTGATGCATCTGCTGTGTTTGCTAGTGATGAGAAAATTGCAATTGAGTTACAAAGGGAGTTTGACAATGAGTTATCCATTGACATGATTGACGCTGTCGAGAACATGGAGGATGGGAAAGATGACAACATGTCAATGGGTACTATCCATCAAGATATTTCAAGTGTAATTAAGTCCCTGTCTCAAAAGGTTGACCAAGATGGtcagttttttattgtttctagaAGAGGGTCCCCATTTCCTAGAGTTTTGTCCCTGTGGCAAAGAGAAGCCAACAGATCGTCTCCTGAAAAAGTGCTAAGAGTGCGCTATAGTGGAGAGAATGGTGTAGACAGCGGTGCATTATCGCAAGAATTTCTGGCACAGTTGATTAATGATATGGGGCTGGCAGTGTTTCCAGATGGAGCCCCCATAAATTCACTGTACAATGTTCATAACAAAAGTTTCAAAACCTGTGGGGAAATCATTGCAGTGTCTTTGGCTCAAGGAGGACCAGCGCCATCTTTCTTGGATGAGAGTGTGTACCAGTTGATGTTGGACCCTGATGTGAACATTGGCAACCTAGATGTTGACAGGCATTTCACTGCAAAGGACAAAGAGCTATTCGACGCAGTAAGAGCTTGTGACACATTTGAAGGTGCTTTGTGTGATGTAATTGTTGACCATGGATACACTGGCATCATTGATCATGACCACAAAGAGGATGTCATTGGAACAATGCAACTAAGCATTATGACCAAGCGTTTGCTGTACATGAAAGAATTTTGTGAAGGTCTGAAGCTGTATGGTGCATATGATGTCATTAGGGGCAATGCTTCTTTATGCAAGCCTCTTTTTGTGAAAGGTTCAAATCAGGTGGTAGATGCCAATTATGTCTTTTCGCTTGTCAATCCAAGCTACTCGGAACAGGGCTCGTCAAAACGACCACTTGAAGAGGCAGTCATTGACAACCTACAAGATTTTCTGATGTCATTGAAAGATGAACAAATAACTGGCTATTCCAAGCCAGTAGCATGGAAGGACTTCAATGACACGAACACTGAAAGTAGCGAAGTGGAGCGATTTCAGTCCATGGACACCACACCATCTGGTGTATTGGGGTGGCTGACAGGCCAAAAGCACCGCCCCTTAAATGGAGAGCCGCTGAATGTCACTGCCCTCTTCGACCATGATTGCTTCACAAGAAATCCTAATCACACAATCTGCTTTCCCCGTGTGGCAGCCTGCAGCAAGGAAATCACATTTCCAGTCTCCCACATGAAAACCCCAGAACAGTTTAAACATGTCTTACTACTTGCCATGTGCAAAGGAAATGCATTTGGAAATGCATAG
- the LOC140931106 gene encoding uncharacterized protein isoform X2 — protein sequence MFCSSCGCALEEGDNFCSKCGAGRCSTATTPGNSGHSSTSCASTSHASTCHVKSFNMFKKLKGQQWKSIVSKKAGSASDKEIEVQINIGLMVWSDKNVCIKPKRGKRLALRVSNKATYKVILQKAVEKWRAFNSDLYDENEDYILLLENGEEAQFLPGSSASKEFFSLKRYKEETGKDYNKIVLYLCKLSDFHFDLNSESDRDTDELVEEPEKKRLKSLTTDEEPDASAVFASDEKIAIELQREFDNELSIDMIDAVENMEDGKDDNMSMGTIHQDISSVIKSLSQKVDQDGQFFIVSRRGSPFPRVLSLWQREANRSSPEKVLRVRYSGENGVDSGALSQEFLAQLINDMGLAVFPDGAPINSLYNVHNKSFKTCGEIIAVSLAQGGPAPSFLDESVYQLMLDPDVNIGNLDVDRHFTAKDKELFDAVRACDTFEGALCDVIVDHGYTGIIDHDHKEDVIGTMQLSIMTKRLLYMKEFCEGLKLYGAYDVIRGNASLCKPLFVKGSNQVVDANYVFSLVNPSYSEQGSSKRPLEEAVIDNLQDFLMSLKDEQITGYSKPVAWKDFNDTNTESSEVERFQSMDTTPSGVLGWLTGQKHRPLNGEPLNVTALFDHDCFTRNPNHTICFPRVAACSKEITFPVSHMKTPEQFKHVLLLAMCKGNAFGNA from the exons ATGTTCTGCTCGAGCTGTGGATGTGCGTTGGAAGAAGGGGACAATTTTTGCTCCAAGTGTGGTGCAG GTCGGTGCAGCACTGCCACAACTCCAGGAAATTCAG GCCATTCATCCACATCATGCGCTTCAACTTCTCACGCTTCAACTTGTCACGTGAAATCTTTCAATATGTTCAAAAAACTGAAAGGccaacagtggaaatccattGTAAGCAAAAAGGCTGGAAGTGCAAGTGACAAAGAGATAGAAGTGCAGATCAACATTGGGCTCATGGTATGGAGTGACAAGAACGTGTGTATCAAACCAAAGAGAGGCAAGCGTCTTGCTTTGAGAGTGTCCAACAAAGCCACCTACAAAGTCATCCTGCAGAAAGCTGTGGAAAAGTGGAGAGCCTTTAACAGCGACCTCTATGATGAGAACGAAGACTACATTCTTCTACTTGAAAATGGTGAAGAAGCCCAGTTTCTTCCAGGTTCATCTGCCAGTAAAGAGTTTTTTTCCCTCAAACGATAcaaagaagaaactggaaaggACTACAACAAAATTGTGTTGTACCTATGCAAGCTTAGTGACTTTCACTTTGACCTAAATAGTGAATCAGATAGAGATACTGATGAGCTGGTTGAGGAGCCAGAGAAGAAGCGACTGAAAAGCTTGACAACTGATGAAGAGCCTGATGCATCTGCTGTGTTTGCTAGTGATGAGAAAATTGCAATTGAGTTACAAAGGGAGTTTGACAATGAGTTATCCATTGACATGATTGACGCTGTCGAGAACATGGAGGATGGGAAAGATGACAACATGTCAATGGGTACTATCCATCAAGATATTTCAAGTGTAATTAAGTCCCTGTCTCAAAAGGTTGACCAAGATGGtcagttttttattgtttctagaAGAGGGTCCCCATTTCCTAGAGTTTTGTCCCTGTGGCAAAGAGAAGCCAACAGATCGTCTCCTGAAAAAGTGCTAAGAGTGCGCTATAGTGGAGAGAATGGTGTAGACAGCGGTGCATTATCGCAAGAATTTCTGGCACAGTTGATTAATGATATGGGGCTGGCAGTGTTTCCAGATGGAGCCCCCATAAATTCACTGTACAATGTTCATAACAAAAGTTTCAAAACCTGTGGGGAAATCATTGCAGTGTCTTTGGCTCAAGGAGGACCAGCGCCATCTTTCTTGGATGAGAGTGTGTACCAGTTGATGTTGGACCCTGATGTGAACATTGGCAACCTAGATGTTGACAGGCATTTCACTGCAAAGGACAAAGAGCTATTCGACGCAGTAAGAGCTTGTGACACATTTGAAGGTGCTTTGTGTGATGTAATTGTTGACCATGGATACACTGGCATCATTGATCATGACCACAAAGAGGATGTCATTGGAACAATGCAACTAAGCATTATGACCAAGCGTTTGCTGTACATGAAAGAATTTTGTGAAGGTCTGAAGCTGTATGGTGCATATGATGTCATTAGGGGCAATGCTTCTTTATGCAAGCCTCTTTTTGTGAAAGGTTCAAATCAGGTGGTAGATGCCAATTATGTCTTTTCGCTTGTCAATCCAAGCTACTCGGAACAGGGCTCGTCAAAACGACCACTTGAAGAGGCAGTCATTGACAACCTACAAGATTTTCTGATGTCATTGAAAGATGAACAAATAACTGGCTATTCCAAGCCAGTAGCATGGAAGGACTTCAATGACACGAACACTGAAAGTAGCGAAGTGGAGCGATTTCAGTCCATGGACACCACACCATCTGGTGTATTGGGGTGGCTGACAGGCCAAAAGCACCGCCCCTTAAATGGAGAGCCGCTGAATGTCACTGCCCTCTTCGACCATGATTGCTTCACAAGAAATCCTAATCACACAATCTGCTTTCCCCGTGTGGCAGCCTGCAGCAAGGAAATCACATTTCCAGTCTCCCACATGAAAACCCCAGAACAGTTTAAACATGTCTTACTACTTGCCATGTGCAAAGGAAATGCATTTGGAAATGCATAG
- the LOC140932283 gene encoding uncharacterized protein yields MSHVMKTECQVVTEDFNADDASLKEQLAKFWDYDTLGVKGKEEDFCEEYLTKVRFNGDRYEVSLPFKKEHPIIPDNHSLARNRLVSLLKRLKSSESKLLNQYDNVIKEQLDSGVVEVIDKPEEEVVPGTVHYIPHKEVLKEDRATTKLRVVYDASAKSYSEPSLNDCLLSGPALTPLLFDILLRFRLPKIALIGDLEKAFLNVEVKQEDRNLLRFLWIDDVNSLNPEIIKLRFTRLVFGLVCSPFILNVTLRNHLSKYENIDPEFVSIVIKALYVDDFASGKNTVLDCFELYQKLKTRFREGGFNIRKWASNSSELNELIKKEETTLLSGKPAVEPTKSVETETIDQPKSTNSNAMNEETVVKVMGVMWDKSEDCFKFDLSAFSKQTLSGTLTKRKLLSVTARFYDPLGLLSPLILPFKCMFQEICQLKVEWDEALPEDLTSRWKELVEDIEGVSSFTIPRCIMDGIEAEQVKCIQLHGFADASRIAYGANVYVRVTTSDGHYSHLLASKTRVTPLKGETIPRLELMACLTLALLITAVYKALACTIEVDAVINWTDSQIVWWWINGESKQFKQFVQNRVENIRSLWSKEHWRYCPSELNPSDIASRGSKASDLVSNDLWWKGAPFLEKEERQWPNVPNCPITGEKVTSEAVKELKVGDATKTSSFMTASSKVSQSVSEVIEPERFSSFSRLIRVTALVLKFIRKVKRSMETQPDLNMQEIIAAEHLWYKEMQLKLDEKEKSSTVWEQLGVFKDADGVLRCKGRIQNCSLPYSAKFPVLLPRKQYFTQLVIRQSHENVKHNGVRETLTEVRSKFWIIKGRQAVKDVLFKCVVCKKMLGKAFSTPPTPALPTSRVSDDLAFTKVGVDFAGPLYVKNIYQSGGEMYKCYIALFTCASTRAIHLELTPDLSANSFIRVLKRFIGRRGFPGLIISDNGATFKDAKVKKFTLERNIEGKFNVPTASWWGGFFEICVKLVKRCLKKVLGNAKLSYEELESVLIETEGVLNSRPLTYVYEELSEDPLTPSQLVIGRRLLDKPTVSTESLCTMARRERYLQSLLTHFKNRWRTEYLTGIREYQKLKVAEPQRAIQVGDIVHIHADKKPRQQRRMGKVEKLLRGRDDVVRAAEVVTVDNSLRQVRLKRPIQKLYPLEVNARDEDPVSVVGASVHPGSRNIQVVRDEDIPAVTIAT; encoded by the coding sequence ATGTCCCATGTAATGAAAACTGAGTGTCAAGTGGTTACGGAAGATTTTAATGCAGATGATGCCTCACTCAAAGAACAACTAGCCAAGTTTTGGGACTATGACACTCTTGGAGTTAAAGGAAAGGAAGAAGATTTCTGTGAAGAGTATCTAACTAAAGTAAGATTCAATGGTGACCGCTATGAAGTTTCTCTCCCATTCAAGAAAGAACACCCCATCATTCCAGACAATCACTCTTTGGCACGAAACCGTCTGGTCTCCTTGTTGAAAAGATTGAAGTCATCGGAATCAAAGTTACTAAACCAGTATGATAATGTAATCAAAGAACAGTTGGACTCTGGTGTTGTTGAAGTGATTGACAAGCCTGAAGAGGAAGTTGTCCCAGGAACTGTTCATTACATTCCTCACAAGGAAGTACTGAAGGAAGATCGAGCTACCACTAAACTGCGAGTTGTTTATGATGCTAGCGCAAAGTCTTACAGTGAACCAAGTTTGAATGACTGTCTTTTATCTGGACCTGCATTAACTCCATTGCTTTTTGATATCCTGTTGAGATTTCGTCTCCCAAAAATTGCTTTGATCGGAGATTTAGAGAAGGCATTTCTTAATGTCGAAGTCAAGCAGGAGGATAGGAATTTGCTGAGGTTCTTATGGATTGATGATGTCAACTCGTTGAATCCAGAAATAATCAAGTTAAGATTTACGCGGTTAGTGTTTGGCCTTGTCTGTTCTCCATTCATTCTGAATGTGACATTAAGGAACCACTTATCAAAGTATGAGAACATTGACCCAGAGTTTGTGAGCATTGTAATCAAAGCCTTGTATGTTGATGACTTTGCATCTGGAAAGAACACTGTATTGGACTGTTTTGAACTTTATCAGAAGCTGAAAACACGTTTCAGGGAAGGAGGATTTAATATAAGGAAGTGGGCGTCAAACAGCAGCGAGTTAAACGAATtaataaagaaagaagagaCTACTCTGTTATCTGGAAAACCTGCAGTGGAACCAACCAAGTCTGTTGAAACTGAAACTATTGATCAACCAAAGTCTACTAACAGCAATGCCATGAATGAAGAAACTGTTGTCAAGGTCATGGGTGTTATGTGGGACAAGTCAGAAGACTGTTTCAAGTTTGATCTCAGCGCATTCTCTAAGCAGACATTGAGTGGAACTCTAACAAAACGAAAACTGTTGAGCGTTACCGCTCGATTCTATGATCCACTAGGCTTGCTGTCACCACTTATTCTGCCATTTAAATGCATGTTTCAAGAAATTTGCCAGCTGAAGGTTGAATGGGATGAAGCTCTTCCGGAAGACCTCACTTCACGTTGGAAGGAATTGGTGGAAGACATAGAAGGAGTTTCAAGTTTTACAATCCCCCGTTGCATCATGGATGGAATAGAAGCAGAGCAGGTCAAATGTATTCAGCTACACGGGTTTGCAGATGCAAGCAGGATTGCTTATGGTGCAAATGTGTATGTTCGGGTGACAACGTCTGATGGACACTATTCACACCTGCTAGCCTCCAAGACCCGAGTGACCCctttgaaaggagaaacaatTCCTCGACTTGAACTGATGGCTTGTTTGACATTAGCCCTTCTCATTACAGCAGTGTATAAGGCGCTGGCATGCACAATTGAAGTTGATGCAGTAATTAACTGGACTGATTCTCAAATTGTGTGGTGGTGGATCAATGGTGAATCAAAGCAATTTAAGCAGTTCGTCCAAAATCGGGTAGAGAACATAAGGAGTCTTTGGAGCAAGGAACACTGGAGATATTGCCCATCTGAGCTAAACCCAAGTGACATTGCTTCACGAGGTTCTAAAGCATCTGATCTTGTATCCAATGATCTCTGGTGGAAGGGAGCTCCATTcctagaaaaagaagaaaggcaaTGGCCAAATGTGCCTAACTGTCCCATCACTGGAGAAAAAGTGACAAGTGAAGCTGTAAAAGAGTTGAAAGTTGGAGATGCAACTAAAACTTCAAGTTTCATGACAGCATCATCCAAGGTCTCTCAGAGTGTTTCAGAAGTCATTGAGCCGGAAAGATTCAGTAGTTTTAGCAGGCTTATCAGAGTGACAGCCCTCGTCCTGAAGTTCATTCGCAAAGTCAAGAGAAGCATGGAGACCCAACCTGACCTTAATATGCAGGAGATAATTGCAGCAGAGCACCTGTGGTACAAGGAAATGCAATTGAAACTGGACGAGAAGGAAAAGTCTAGTACAGTATGGGAACAATTAGGAGTCTTCAAGGATGCCGATGGGGTCCTACGATGCAAAGGTCGGATCCAGAACTGTTCACTGCCATATTCAGCCAAATTTCCTGTCTTGTTACCAAGGAAACAGTACTTCACACAACTGGTGATTAGACAGTCTCATGAGAATGTGAAGCACAATGGAGTTAGAGAAACACTAACTGAAGTTCGCAGCAAGTTTTGGATAATCAAGGGAAGGCAAGCAGTCAAGGATGTTCTTTTCAAGTGTGTGGTTTGCAAGAAGATGCTGGGAAAAGCTTTTAGTACTCCACCCACTCCTGCGCTACCCACCTCTAGAGTCTCGGATGATTTGGCTTTCACTAAAGTCGGTGTGGACTTTGCCGGACCGCTTTATGTTAAGAATATCTACCAATCTGGTGGGGAGATGTACAAGTGCTATATTGCTCTGTTTACGTGCGCCAGCACTAGAGCTATCCATCTTGAACTTACTCCAGACCTGTCTGCAAATTCATTTATACGAGTTTTGAAGAGATTCATAGGGAGAAGAGGATTCCCAGGCCTGATAATTTCAGACAATGGAGCAACTTTCAAGGATGCTAAAGTGAAGAAGTTTACCCTTGAAAGAAACATCGAAGGGAAATTCAATGTACCTACAGCAAGCTGGTGGGGTGGTTTTTTCGAAATATGCGTCAAGCTTGTAAAGAGGTGCCTCAAGAAAGTTCTAGGAAATGCAAAACTCAGCTATGAGGAACTAGAATCAGTCTTGATTGAAACTGAAGGTGTTCTAAATTCTAGACCCCTAACTTATGTCTACGAAGAGTTGTCAGAGGATCCACTCACGCCCTCTCAGCTCGTAATTGGTCGAAGATTACTTGATAAGCCTACCGTATCCACAGAATCTCTGTGCACAATGGCACGACGTGAAAGATATCTGCAAAGCCTCCTTACTCACTTCAAAAATCGATGGAGAACAGAATATTTGACAGGAATCCGGGAGTACCAGAAACTCAAGGTAGCAGAGCCACAGAGAGCAATTCAAGTAGGGGACATTGTGCACATCCATGCGGATAAGAAACCGAGACAACAGCGGAGGATGGGTAAAGTAGAAAAGCTTCTACGCGGAAGGGATGATGTAGTGCGTGCAGCAGAAGTGGTTACAGTGGACAATTCTCTTCGCCAGGTTCGCTTAAAACGACCAATTCAGAAGCTCTACCCACTTGAAGTCAATGCGCGCGATGAGGATCCAGTTAGTGTAGTAGGAGCTAGTGTGCATCCCGGAAGCAGAAACATTCAGGTGGTCAGAGATGAGGATATTCCAGCAGTGACTATTGCCACTTAA
- the LOC140931113 gene encoding uncharacterized protein, producing the protein MSFECQQCGKCFSRAGKLRNHESVHTGEKPYECKQCGKCFSQAANLKSHVTVHTGEKPYECKKCGKCFSQAGTLRKHERVHTGVKPYECKQCGKCFSQAVTLRFHERVHTGVKPYECKQCGKCFSQAGTLRKHERVHSGEKPYECKKCGKCFSQAGSLRTHERVHTGEKPYECKQCGKCFSATSNLRVHERVHTGKKPFDCKQCGKCFSVSGNLRAHEIVHTGEKPHECNQCGKCFRTAGQLICHKRVHTLVYECNQCGKRLRRAGNLRHHKRVHTGETPYECKQCGKCFSQAANLKSHERVHTGEKPYECKQCGKRFSRSWDLRKHESIHNLLKSRKFVQKKEILPKRLESCKQRRAGAKNVDVRATGFTNNQRTHSETGICGVADPQSVIIIEKHSCWICQEEMSSEALLLQHYENHMTYVCEDGS; encoded by the coding sequence ATGTCTTTTGAGTGCCAGCAGTGCGGCAAATGTTTTTCCCGAGCAGGAAAGCTGAGGAATCATGAAAgtgttcacactggggaaaagccttacgaatgtaaacagtgtggcaagtgttttagccaagcagcaAACCTAAAGAGTCATGTAacagttcacactggggaaaagccttatgaatgtaaaaagtgtgggaagtgttttagccaagcaggaacCCTAAGgaaacatgaaagagttcacactggggtaaagccttatgaatgtaaacagtgtggcaagtgttttagccaagcagtaACCTTAAGgtttcatgaaagagttcacactggggtaaagccttatgaatgtaaacagtgtgggaagtgttttagccaagcaggaacCCTAAGgaaacatgaaagagttcacagtggggaaaagccttatgaatgtaaaaagtgtggcaagtgttttagtcaggCAGGAAGCCtaaggactcatgaaagagttcacactggggaaaagccttatgaatgtaaacagtgtggcaagtgcttCAGCGCAACAAGCAATCTAAGggttcatgaaagagttcacactgggaaaaaaccttttgattgcaaacagtgtggcaagtgcttCAGCGTATCAGGCAATCTGAGAGCTCATGAAATAGTTCACACTGGTGAGAAACCTCATGAATGTAATcagtgtggcaagtgctttAGGACAGCAGGACAATTAATTTGTCATAAGAGAGTTCATACTTTGGTTTATGAATGTAATCAATGTGGAAAGCGTTTAAGGCGAGCAGGGAACCTAAGACATCATAAGAGAGTTCACACTGGCGAAAcgccttacgaatgtaaacagtgtggcaaatgTTTTAGTCAAGCAGCAAACCTAAagagtcatgaaagagttcacactggggaaaagccttatgaatgtaaacagtgtggaaagCGTTTCAGCCGATCATGGGACCTGAGGAAGCATGAAAGCATCCACAATTTATTAAAGTCACGTAAATTTGTccagaaaaaggaaattctGCCTAAGCGTTTGGAATCATGTAAGCAGAGGAGAGCGGGGGCAAAAAACGTTGATGTTAGGGCCACAGGCTTTACAAACAACCAGCGAACACACAGTGAGACTGGAATCTGTGGTGTAGCAGACCCACAATCAGTCATCATCATTGAGAAACACAGCtgttggatttgtcaagaggaAATGAGTAGTGAggctcttcttcttcaacacTATGAAAACCATATGACCTATGTTTGTGAAGATGGTTCGTAA